Below is a genomic region from Lysobacter terrestris.
AGCCGCGCCGACACCGCCACCAAGGTCGGCCGCCGCGTGCATTTCGCCGACTGGGTGCACGAATTCCGCAAGGCGCTGCTGCTGGAACTCGACTACGGCTGCGAGGCCGAGAACCTCGCGCGCTTCCGCAAGCATTTCAGCGACTACCCGGAGATCTTCGTCCCGGCACCGCTGTGGGATTTCAGTTCGCGCCGCGTGCTGACGATGGAACTGGTGACCGGGTCCAAGGTGACCGAGGTGAGCGGCCTGTTCCGCACCGAGCACGACGTCCAGGAGCTGGCCGCGGCACTGCTGCGCGGCTACCTCGAGCAGGTGCTGGTGCATGGCGACATCCACGCCGATCCGCACCCCGGCAACCTGCTGGTGATGGAGGACGGGCGACTGGCGCTGTTCGACCTGGGCATGGTGGTGCACGTCCCGCCGCGGCAGCGCGACCGCCTGTTCCGCCTGCTGTTCGCGGCGGTGGACGGACGCGGCGAGGAAGCCGCGCGCGAATCGATCGCGATGGGCACGCGGCTGGAGGACTTCGAGGAAGAGCGTTATCTGCGCGAAGTCGGCCAGCTGGTCGCACGCTACGCCGCGCACCCCAGCGCGTCGGCGAGCGAGAGCCGCCTGCTGTTCGACATCGTCCGCGTCAGCACCGCCTGCGGGCTGCGTTCGCCGTCGGAACTGAGCCTGCTCGGCAAGACCCTGGCGCACCTGGAAACCACCTGTCGCGCGCTCGATCCGCGCGTGGACATGAAGCGCGTGATCGACCGGCACCTGGACAGCGTGATGGGCGAACGCCTGCGCCGCTCGCTGTCACCGCACCGCGTCGCCAGCGAGCTGATGGAGCTGCAGGCGCTGACGCGCGAGGCGCCGCGCAAGCTGTCGGACATGCTGTCGCTGCTCGCCGACAACCGCCTGCAGGTCCGCGTCACCGGGCTGGAGGAATCACGGTTGATGGAGAACCTGCAGAAGATCGCCAACCGCATCACCACCGGGCTGATCGTCGCGGCGCTGATCGTGGCCGCGGCGATGATCATGCGGATCGAGACCAATGCGCGCCTGTTCGGTTATCCGGCGCTGGCGCTGGTGCTGTTCGTGGTGGCGGCGGCGCTGGGGGTCGGGATCGTGGTGAGCGCGCTGCTGCGGGATCGCCGGGCTAAGCCGCGGGAGGAGTCGGGGCCGCGGTAGCGGCTCTTGCCAGGCGCTTCTCCCCGCTTGCGGGGAGAAAGGTGCCCGCCAGAGCGGATGAGGGGCGAGCGCAGCGGCAATGTGCAACCGCGTGTGGGCGTCACGTCCCCTCACCCTGCGTCGCTGTGCGACGCGGTCCCTCTCCCCGCAAGCGGGGCGAGGGATTCTTGTACGGCCCAGGTGTGCCCACCTCAGCTAAAATGCCCGCCTCCCCGCGTCACACCCCCGCCCCATGTCCTCCGCTTTCGGCACCGAAACCGTGCTGGATGTCCGTCACTGGACGGACGCCTACTTCAGCTTCACCACCACCCGCGACGACGGCTTCCGTTTCGACAACGGCCAGTTCGTCATGATCGGGCTGCAGGTGCCCCAGGCAGACGGCAGCAGCAAGCCGCTGCTGCGCGCGTACTCGATCGCCAGCGCGAACTGGGAAGAGCAGCTGGAGTTCTTCAGCATCAAGGTGCCGAACGGTCCGCTCACTTCGCGCCTGAAGGACATCAAGCCCGGCGACACCGTGCTGATCGGCCGCAAGCCCACCGGCACGCTGCTGATCTCCGACCTGCATCCGGGCCGCAACCTGTACCTGCTGGGCACCGGCACCGGCTTCGCGCCGTGGCTGGCGGTGATCAAGGATCCGGAGACCTACGAGCGCTTCGACAAGGTCGTGCTCTGCCACGGCGTGCGCAACGCGCAGGACCTCGCCTACCGCGACTACATCGTCAACGAGCTGCCGCGCCACGAATTCCTCGGCGAGCAGATCAGCGCGAAGCTGAAGTACTACCCGGCGGTCTCGCGCGAGGACTTCGTCGTCGACGGCCACGACCAGCGTGGTCGCCTCACCGACCTGATGGCGAGCGGCAGGATGATGGAGCAGCTCGGCATCGAGCCGCTCGATCCGGAACACGACCGCGCCATGATCTGTGGCAGCCCGCAGATGCTCGCCGACTTCCGCGCCCTGCTCGACGGGCGCGGCTTCGCCGCGGCGCCGCGCATCGGCACACCGGGGCAGTACGTGTTCGAGCGCGCGTTCGTCGAGAAGTAGGCGACGTCAGACGTCGCGCAGCCAGCGCTCGGCGTCCTGCTCGCTGGTGAAGACGCGGGCGTCGTACCCGGCATCGCGCGCAAACAGTTCGCAGTATTCGACGGCGCGCCGGCCGTGCGGCTTCACGTGCGCGATGCGGACCGGCCCCAATCCCAGCGCGGCAATCTCGATCACCAGTTCCAGCCACTCCGGTTCGGAAAGGCCGGCGCCCTCGAGTTCGTCCACCACGAGCAGGTTGCCAGCACCGGTCAGGCGCAGGTGGCGCAGGATCGCCCGCCAGTAGGCGACGGTGTTCTCGTAGGTCTCCTCGCCCCACACGCGCACGCGCAGGCCGAGCGGATGGCGGGCGGCATCGACCCATAGCGATTGCGGTTCGTCGATCTGGTTCATGCGCTCCCTCTTGCGACACGCATGCTAGCAATGGCCACGCCGCTGCGTGGAGGGGGAAATCCCCCAGCCGGACCGGTCGATTCAGGTTTGGCGATCAGGCCGCGCGCCGTTCCGGACGCAAGGCGTCCCGGTACGTGCGGCTGCAGGGAATCGTGGTGCCGTCGCGCATCGCGATCCGCGCATCGCCGGTGTCCAGCGGCTCGATCTCGCCCACGCAATCCAGGTTGACGATGTAGCTGCGGTGCACACGCACGAAGCGCGCCGGGTCCAGCTGGGCCTCGATCGTCGCCATCGTCGTGCGCAGCGGGTAGTCGCGGCCGCGCAGGTGCAGGTTCACGTAGTTGCCCGCGGCCTGCAGCCATTCCACGTCGGCGGCGGCGATCAGGAATTCCTTGCCCAGCTTGCGCACGAGGAAGCGTTCGGGGCGCTCGGGCTGTTCGACCTGCGGCGCATCGTCCGGCTGCACCAGCACGCTGGCCTCGCCCTGCAGGCGACGGATCAGCAGCCGGTAGCCCTCGATGGTCACCACCAGGCCGGCGAAATGCTTGAAGTCCTTGAGGTATTCGTAGAGGAACGTCCTGGGCCAGGGGCCGCCATCGTAGTAATCGCCCTGCGCGGCGTAGACGGCCTTGCGCAGGGCCATCATCCCGGCCACGTGCAGCAACGACCACGCCACGCTGCCCAGCGCCAGCCACGGCAGGTTGCGCCGCCAGGTGTCGAAGTGCAGCGGGAAACGCCGGGTGTACCAGAGCACCGCCGGCAGCAGGGCCAGCGCCACCAGGTGGCTGCTCCATTCCCAGACCGCGGGTTCCCATGCGGCGAAGTCGAGGCCGGCCCGGCGGATGTCCATCAGCGCGGTCACGCTGTTGGTCATCGCGCCGACCAGGTAGCTGACGATCCAGAAGCCCCACTCCAGCGACCGGCGCCAGGGCTGGTAGCGGTCCCACAGGTTGTCGCGGGTGGAAGTGGGGGGCGGCTCGCGGTTCATCCACGCATTCTCGCCCAGATGGCCGCCGGTTCCGTCCCGGCTCGTCCCGGGGCGGCCGCGCTTCGTCCCCGAACGCGCGCAATCAATCACTTGCCGCTGGCGGGGCCGGATCGCGCGATCGATCGTGCCGGTCATCCCCGACCCCGGAGCCCGTCATGCAACAGCGCCGACACGACATCGACGCCCTGCGCGCCCTCGCCTTCGCCCTGCTCATCCTCTATCACGGCTGCATGCTCTACGTGGGCGGCGAGGACTGGGGCTGGCACCTCAAGAGCACGCACCTGGCCGAATGGCTGCAGTACCCGATGCTGTTCGTGAACCGCTGGCGGATGGACCTGATCTTCCTGATCTCGGGGCTGTCGGTGCACTTCCTCCTGCGCAACACCGGCACGGGCGCCTTCATCGGCCAGCGCAGCTGGCGCCTGCTGCTGCCGCTGCTGTTCGGCTGCCTGGTGGTGGTGCCGATCCAGCCCTACGCCCAGGGCATCGCCAACGGCGCCGTCGAACCGGGTTACCTGCGTTTCCTCGGCGACTATTTCGGCGGCCGGCAGTGGCCCGTGGACGCCTTCGACGGCTGGGAGCACGGCTTCACCTGGAACCACCTGTGGTACCTGGTCTACCTGTGGTGCTACACGCTGGCGTTCGCTGCCCTGCTGCCGCTGCTGCGGCGCCTGCCCAACCCGTTCGCGCACCTACGCGGCGGCTGGCTGCTGACCGTACCGGCGCTGCCGCTGCTGCTGTGGACGCTGACCCTGCAGCCCTTGTTCGAAGACACCGGCGACCTGGTCAACGACTGGTACCGCCACGCGGTCTACTTCAGCGTGTTCCTGTACGGCTGGTGGCTCGGCGGCAACGACGCGGTCTGGAACGAGCTGGTCCGCCTGCGCCATCGCGCCCTGGGCTGGGCCCTGTTCGTTTTTGCCGTGTACATCGCGCTGGTGGCGACGCTGCCGGACGAGGCGCCGCAATGGCAGGAGACCTTCGTCCGCACGCTGCGCAACTTCTACATCTGGCTGGCGCTGAGCGCGATCCTGGGCTGGGCCAAGGCCTGCCTCGACCGGCCGTTCCGCTGGCTGCCGTGGGCGAACGAAGCGGTGTACCCGTGGTACGTGCTGCACCAGAGCCTAATCATCCTGGTCGCCTACTGGCTGCTGCCGCTGCACCTGGGCCCGGTGCTGGAGCCGGTGCTGGTCTTCGGCGGCACCATCGCCGGTTGCTGGCTGCTGCACGAGTTCGTGATCCGCCGCGTCGGCTGGCTGCGTCCGTGTTTCGGCCTGAAGCGGCTCGCGCGACCGCAGCCGGCGCAACCGCAGCTCGCCTCGGCGTAGCGATTGTCCGCCGGTCACGCACCGTCATATTCTTCCGCGACCAAGGGGATGGGGAAGGACATGGGACGGATGCTTGCGCGGCTGGCGGGCCTGCTGCTGTTGGTCGTGCTCGTACCGGCATCGGCCGCGGACGGTGCGGTGCAGCCACGACCGGGCGACACGCCGCCGGATGCACTCGGCAGCGACCTGAAGGGCAATCCCGTGACCGTCAGCGGCCACAAGGGCAAGGTCGTGATCGTGACGTTCTGGGCCTCGTGGTGCGGTCCCTGCCGCCGCGAGCTGCCGATCCTGGGAAAACTGCAGAAGGCGGTGGGCCGCGACCACCTCGAGGTGATCGCGATCAACTACAAGGAGGACAGGCGCGAGTTCCGCGACGTCATCCGCGCCAACAAGGACATCGCGCTCACCTACGTCCACGACGCGAAGGGCGCCATCAGCGACCGCTATGGCGTCACCTCCCTGCCGAACATGTTCATCGTCGACCGCGAGGGCCGCGTCGCCCACGTCCATCGCGGCTACTCGCCCGAGATGCTGGACGGCTTCGTCAAGGAGATGCTGGCGCTGCTGCCGGCCGAAGTGCTGCAGCAACCGGCCGGAGGCTAGCCAGCCGTCGATTCGCGGGCCGAGATCAGCGCGTCGTCGACATCCGCGCGGCCCACTCGCTTGCCGGCCGTGCACGCGAGAACAGGAACCCCTGCCCCTGCTCGCAGCCGATCGCCAGCAGGCAGTCGCGCTGGGCCTCGGTCTCGATGCCTTCGGCGATCACTTCCATCCCCAGCGTGTTCGCCAACGCGAGCACCGCGCGCACCACCGCAACGCTGCCGCCGCGTTCGCCCGGCACCAGTGCGCTGACGAAGGAGCGGTCGATCTTCAGCGCGTGCAGCGGGAAGCGATGCAGGTAGCTCAACGACGAGTAGCCGGTGCCGAAGTCGTCCAGTGCTGCCAGCACGCCGCCGCGACGCAGCGTGTCGAGCGTGGCGAAGACCTGGTCGGGATTCTCCAGCAGCGCCCCTTCGGTGACCTCGATGCGCAACCGTTGCGGCGGCACCCGGTAGGCATCGAGCAGGTCCAGCAGCTGCCGCGCCAGCGCCGGCGAGCGGAAATGCCGCGGCGACACGTTGATCGTCACGTA
It encodes:
- a CDS encoding ABC1 kinase family protein translates to MGDATAGLARTARILRFLLKYRGAGVFTGLDLDHVQDDTAPEMAGKPHEFVADLEALGPTFIKFGQALSTRPDLVPPAYLAALERTQDAIAPVPVERIRALIESELGVRPNHIFESFDDVPLGSASLAQVHRATLRDGRAVAVKVQRPDIGITIHTDVDALAAIASRADTATKVGRRVHFADWVHEFRKALLLELDYGCEAENLARFRKHFSDYPEIFVPAPLWDFSSRRVLTMELVTGSKVTEVSGLFRTEHDVQELAAALLRGYLEQVLVHGDIHADPHPGNLLVMEDGRLALFDLGMVVHVPPRQRDRLFRLLFAAVDGRGEEAARESIAMGTRLEDFEEERYLREVGQLVARYAAHPSASASESRLLFDIVRVSTACGLRSPSELSLLGKTLAHLETTCRALDPRVDMKRVIDRHLDSVMGERLRRSLSPHRVASELMELQALTREAPRKLSDMLSLLADNRLQVRVTGLEESRLMENLQKIANRITTGLIVAALIVAAAMIMRIETNARLFGYPALALVLFVVAAALGVGIVVSALLRDRRAKPREESGPR
- a CDS encoding ferredoxin--NADP reductase; this encodes MSSAFGTETVLDVRHWTDAYFSFTTTRDDGFRFDNGQFVMIGLQVPQADGSSKPLLRAYSIASANWEEQLEFFSIKVPNGPLTSRLKDIKPGDTVLIGRKPTGTLLISDLHPGRNLYLLGTGTGFAPWLAVIKDPETYERFDKVVLCHGVRNAQDLAYRDYIVNELPRHEFLGEQISAKLKYYPAVSREDFVVDGHDQRGRLTDLMASGRMMEQLGIEPLDPEHDRAMICGSPQMLADFRALLDGRGFAAAPRIGTPGQYVFERAFVEK
- a CDS encoding LytTR family DNA-binding domain-containing protein: MNREPPPTSTRDNLWDRYQPWRRSLEWGFWIVSYLVGAMTNSVTALMDIRRAGLDFAAWEPAVWEWSSHLVALALLPAVLWYTRRFPLHFDTWRRNLPWLALGSVAWSLLHVAGMMALRKAVYAAQGDYYDGGPWPRTFLYEYLKDFKHFAGLVVTIEGYRLLIRRLQGEASVLVQPDDAPQVEQPERPERFLVRKLGKEFLIAAADVEWLQAAGNYVNLHLRGRDYPLRTTMATIEAQLDPARFVRVHRSYIVNLDCVGEIEPLDTGDARIAMRDGTTIPCSRTYRDALRPERRAA
- a CDS encoding acyltransferase family protein; amino-acid sequence: MQQRRHDIDALRALAFALLILYHGCMLYVGGEDWGWHLKSTHLAEWLQYPMLFVNRWRMDLIFLISGLSVHFLLRNTGTGAFIGQRSWRLLLPLLFGCLVVVPIQPYAQGIANGAVEPGYLRFLGDYFGGRQWPVDAFDGWEHGFTWNHLWYLVYLWCYTLAFAALLPLLRRLPNPFAHLRGGWLLTVPALPLLLWTLTLQPLFEDTGDLVNDWYRHAVYFSVFLYGWWLGGNDAVWNELVRLRHRALGWALFVFAVYIALVATLPDEAPQWQETFVRTLRNFYIWLALSAILGWAKACLDRPFRWLPWANEAVYPWYVLHQSLIILVAYWLLPLHLGPVLEPVLVFGGTIAGCWLLHEFVIRRVGWLRPCFGLKRLARPQPAQPQLASA
- a CDS encoding TlpA family protein disulfide reductase codes for the protein MGRMLARLAGLLLLVVLVPASAADGAVQPRPGDTPPDALGSDLKGNPVTVSGHKGKVVIVTFWASWCGPCRRELPILGKLQKAVGRDHLEVIAINYKEDRREFRDVIRANKDIALTYVHDAKGAISDRYGVTSLPNMFIVDREGRVAHVHRGYSPEMLDGFVKEMLALLPAEVLQQPAGG